In a single window of the Rhineura floridana isolate rRhiFlo1 chromosome 3, rRhiFlo1.hap2, whole genome shotgun sequence genome:
- the LOC133381089 gene encoding zinc finger protein ZFP2-like, with protein sequence MATSLGDVWGIPDEGKPLEVSLKRAEEQKYEWNLGNQDGTNRQEGRQTQMLGDESSTSQGDDNEIQESTHHLKEIRMSPECSKILSYQKALLTHRRRHKRGRPYIRMEYDKSFSYSGALSLHPIAHTGKKPYNCLQDGKSFGLSSHLTSHQRIHTGYKPYECLECGKSFSASSTLTRHQRTHTGDKPYKCLECGKSFGLSSHLTSHQRIHTGYKPYECLECGKSFSQSSSLTSHQRTHTGDKPYKCLECGKSFSDNGHLTRHQRTHTGDKPYKCLECGKCFSHNEHLIRHQRIHTGDKPYKCFECGKTFSQSDSLTSHQRTHTGEKPYKCLACGKNFSHRGNLTMHQRSHTGEQPYKCFECGKSFRDSGTLTRHQRIHTGDKPYKCLECGKSFICSGTLTSHQRTHTGDKPYKCLECGKSFSQSSSLTSHQRTHTGEKSYKCLECGKSFSQSCTLTSHRRTHTGDKPYECLECGKSFSWSGNLARHQRIHTGDKPYECLACGKSFSCSGTLTLHQRTHTGEKPYKCLECGKSFSHNEHLIRHQRIHTGDKPYKCFECGKTFSQSDNLTLHQRTHTGEKPYKCLACGKNFSHRGNLTMHQRSHTGKQPYKCFECGKSFRNSGTLTRHQRIHSGDKPYKCFECGKSFICSGTLTSHQRTHTGDKPYKCLECGKSFSQSSSLSSHQRTHTGEKPFKCLECGKSFSQRFSLTVHQRTHTGDKAYK encoded by the coding sequence GAGATGTTTGGGGAATCCCGGATGAAGGGAAACCATTAGAAGTCTCACTGAAAAGAGCCGAGGAGCAGAAGTATGAATGGAACTTGGGGAATCAAGATGGAACAAACAGACAAGAGGGGAGACAAACGCAGATGCTAGGGGATGAATCCAGTACTTCTCAGGGTGATGACAATGAAATTCAAGAGAGTACTCATCACCTAAAGGAAATAAGAATGTCTCCTGAGTGCAGTAAAATCTTAAGCTACCAAAAAGCCTTGCTCACACATCGGAGAAGGCATAAGAGAGGGAGACCATATATACGCATGGAGTATGACAAAAGCTTCAGTTACAGTGGTGCCCTTTCTTTACATCCAATAGCTCATACAGGAAAGAAGCCTTATAACTGCTTACAGGATGGAAAGAGCTTTGGtctgagtagccaccttacttcacatcaaagaattcatacagggtacaaaccatatgaatgcttggagtgtggaaagagcttcagtgcaagtagcacccttactagacatcaaagaactcatacaggggacaaaccttataaatgcttggagtgtggaaagagcttcggtctgagtagccaccttacttcacatcaaagaattcatacagggtacaaaccatatgaatgcttggagtgtggaaagagcttcagtcagagtagctcccttacttcacatcaaagaactcatacaggggacaaaccttataaatgcctggagtgtggaaagagcttcagtgacaatggccaccttactagacatcaaagaactcatacaggggacaaaccttataaatgcttggagtgtggaaagtgcttcagtcatAATGAACACCTTATTAGACATCAgcgaattcatacaggggacaagccttataaatgcttcgagtgtggaaagaccttcagtcagagtgacagccttacttcgcatcaaagaactcatacaggggagaaaccttataagtgcttggcgtgtggaaagaacttcagtcacAGAGGCAACCTTACTATGCATCAAAGAAGTCATACAGGGGAGcagccttataaatgctttgagtgtggaaagagtttccgtgacagtggcacccttactagacatcaaagaattcatacaggagacaaaccttataaatgcttggagtgtggaaagagcttcatttgcagtggcacccttacttcacatcaaagaactcacacaggggacaaaccatataaatgcttggaatgtggaaagagcttcagtcagagtagttcccttacttcacatcaaagaactcatacaggggaaaaATCTtataagtgcttggagtgtggaaagagcttcagtcagagttgcacccttacttcacatcgaaggactcatacaggggacaaaccttatgaatgcttggagtgtggaaagagcttcagttggagtggCAACCTTGCtagacatcaaagaattcatacaggggacaaaccttatgaatgcttggcgtgtggaaagagcttcagttgcagTGGCACCctcactttacatcaaagaactcacacaggggagaagccttataaatgcttggagtgtggaaagagcttcagtcataaTGAACACCTTATTAGACATCAgcgaattcatacaggggacaagccttataaatgcttcgagtgtggaaagaccttcagtcagagtgacaaccttactttgcatcaaagaactcatacaggggagaaaccttataagtgcttggcatgtggaaagaacttcagtcacAGAGGCAACCTTACTATGCATCAAAGAAGTCATACAGGGAAGcagccttataaatgctttgagtgtggaaagagtttccgtaacagtggcacccttactagacatcaaagaattcattcaggggacaaaccttataaatgctttgagtgtggaaagagcttcatttgcagtggcacccttacttcacatcaaagaactcatacaggggacaaaccatataaatgcttggaatgtggaaagagcttcagtcagagtagctcccttagttcacatcaaagaactcatacaggggagaagccgtttaaatgcttggagtgtggaaagagcttcagtcagagattctcccttactgtgcatcaaagaactcatacaggggacaaggcTTATAAATGA